A genomic segment from Chitinophaga niabensis encodes:
- a CDS encoding ABC transporter ATP-binding protein: protein MLEIQHLTKIYSNGVKAMDNITLSIPKGMFGLLGPNGAGKSTLMRTIATLQLPDSGTVTFNGGLVNKKQLGFLPQEFGVYPGISAYDLLQHIAILKGIHNKGERRAQILSLLELTNLYPVRRKAVSTYSGGMKQRFGIAQALLGNPQLIIADEPTAGLDPEERNRFHNLLGEIGEQVVVILSTHIVEDVKELCPRMAILGHGKVIQEGVPDELIAALAGKVWQKTIAKAALPHYEKAYPVITARMVSGRTLLHIYAADDPGEGFSPAEVSLEDVYFSERYGYPKTPVPC from the coding sequence ATGCTGGAGATACAACACCTGACCAAGATCTATTCTAACGGGGTGAAAGCGATGGACAACATCACCCTCAGCATCCCTAAAGGCATGTTTGGCCTGCTGGGGCCCAATGGTGCAGGCAAGAGTACACTGATGCGTACCATTGCCACCCTTCAATTGCCAGACAGTGGCACCGTTACCTTTAACGGCGGCCTTGTCAATAAAAAGCAACTGGGGTTTCTGCCGCAGGAATTCGGCGTTTACCCCGGCATCTCTGCGTATGACCTGTTGCAGCATATTGCTATCCTCAAAGGCATACATAACAAGGGGGAACGCAGGGCACAGATCTTATCCCTGCTGGAACTGACCAACCTATACCCTGTAAGGCGCAAGGCCGTGAGTACCTATTCCGGTGGGATGAAGCAACGTTTTGGCATTGCGCAGGCCTTGCTGGGTAATCCGCAGCTGATCATTGCAGATGAACCTACCGCAGGATTAGATCCGGAAGAACGCAATCGCTTTCACAATCTGCTCGGAGAGATCGGTGAACAGGTAGTAGTGATCCTTTCCACGCATATTGTGGAAGATGTGAAAGAGCTTTGTCCGCGTATGGCCATACTGGGCCATGGCAAAGTGATACAGGAAGGCGTGCCGGATGAGCTGATAGCGGCACTTGCCGGCAAAGTATGGCAGAAGACCATTGCAAAAGCAGCGCTGCCCCATTATGAAAAAGCATACCCGGTTATTACAGCCCGCATGGTATCCGGCAGAACACTGCTGCATATATATGCAGCGGATGATCCGGGAGAAGGGTTCTCTCCTGCCGAAGTTTCTCTTGAAGATGTGTATTTCTCCGAACGTTATGGTTATCCCAAAACTCCTGTACCATGCTGA
- a CDS encoding sensor histidine kinase, which translates to MKRDTWIYLVVTIWAAIWFATSWQQYFSSLACYAVLLLPLMAFAWFRQALKTKLLWWQYIAVWLTVFVGYAMAAVTIKGGNAELGTLFITCFWLDLVLEANGYIHHFKGLRKISLDLAILLGIVLLTGLGAAMAVSGIGDPRFDHDGILLIGGVFDAGKIMDNFGLFLGFWLQFFLLWLAGFLIYYINHYFLVPRLLKERGIVYYAAGVAGTVVVLYPVLAQLIIWLPFNERFQVISSQPFDAENAWGVFAVLIATLPVIVAIHWFRQHSRIATLEKQQVQAELDVLKQQINPHFFFNTLNNLYALSLTRSAKTPEVILQLSELMRYVIYEGQKEQVTLRAEVKYMEDYLHLQKIRMHKSVDVQLDYEGYDPSLPVSPLLLIILIENAFKHGVEPAEGASFLHIKLQTEKDEVYFSCRNSVEPAVKGTAKGIGLENLRRRLQLLYPGNHTLHTETDGHTFFASLKLQLHAAASPHH; encoded by the coding sequence ATGAAACGGGATACCTGGATATACCTTGTAGTGACGATCTGGGCAGCCATCTGGTTTGCAACCTCCTGGCAGCAGTACTTTTCTTCACTGGCCTGTTACGCAGTGCTGCTGTTGCCGCTGATGGCATTTGCATGGTTCAGGCAGGCGCTGAAAACAAAACTCTTATGGTGGCAATATATCGCAGTATGGCTGACCGTATTTGTGGGCTACGCTATGGCAGCAGTTACCATAAAAGGAGGCAATGCGGAGCTGGGCACTTTATTCATCACCTGCTTCTGGCTGGACCTTGTGCTGGAAGCCAACGGGTATATCCATCATTTTAAAGGCCTCCGTAAGATCAGCCTGGACCTGGCCATTCTGCTGGGGATTGTGTTGCTCACAGGCCTGGGTGCTGCGATGGCAGTATCCGGCATAGGAGATCCCCGCTTTGATCACGATGGCATTTTACTGATAGGCGGTGTGTTTGATGCCGGGAAGATCATGGATAATTTTGGCCTGTTCCTGGGCTTCTGGTTGCAGTTCTTCCTGCTTTGGCTGGCCGGCTTCCTCATCTACTATATCAATCATTACTTCCTGGTGCCGCGTTTGCTGAAAGAACGGGGGATAGTATATTATGCTGCAGGGGTTGCAGGAACTGTTGTGGTATTGTATCCTGTATTGGCGCAGCTCATTATCTGGCTGCCTTTTAATGAACGTTTCCAGGTTATCAGTTCACAGCCATTTGATGCAGAGAATGCCTGGGGGGTATTTGCTGTACTCATCGCCACCCTGCCTGTGATCGTAGCTATTCATTGGTTCCGCCAGCACAGCAGGATAGCCACATTGGAAAAACAACAGGTACAGGCAGAACTGGATGTACTGAAGCAACAGATCAATCCGCATTTCTTCTTCAATACATTAAACAACCTTTACGCCCTCAGCCTTACACGCTCTGCTAAAACGCCGGAAGTGATCTTACAGCTTTCTGAGCTGATGCGGTATGTGATCTACGAAGGGCAGAAAGAGCAGGTAACACTCCGTGCGGAAGTGAAGTATATGGAAGATTACCTCCACCTGCAAAAGATCCGCATGCATAAATCCGTGGATGTACAGCTGGACTATGAGGGCTATGATCCTTCCCTGCCGGTTTCCCCGCTCTTGCTGATCATTTTAATTGAAAATGCTTTTAAACATGGTGTGGAACCTGCAGAAGGTGCTTCCTTCCTGCATATTAAACTGCAAACTGAAAAAGATGAAGTATATTTCAGTTGCAGGAATTCTGTAGAGCCTGCAGTAAAAGGAACTGCAAAAGGAATAGGGTTGGAGAACCTGCGCCGCAGATTGCAATTATTATATCCCGGCAATCATACGCTGCATACTGAAACAGATGGCCATACATTTTTCGCTTCCTTAAAATTACAACTGCATGCCGCTGCAAGCCCTCATCATTGA
- a CDS encoding LytR/AlgR family response regulator transcription factor, translating into MPLQALIIDDEPLAHEVISLYARDIPFLQITGHCYQATEALEYLSKHHIDLLFLDIQMPRIKGLDLLKILKKKPLVIITSAYGEFALESFELDVCDYLLKPFAFERFLKAVNKAMEQYRLQQPAEVAVEKSTAPDQLFIKTDKRFVQLEVKEIFYLESAGNYVKLWLKDAFLLTPRTLTSFEEQLPAGDFIRIHKSFIVNKLHVNYLEGNMVVLKNGKTLLVGKNYKNAFKLFT; encoded by the coding sequence ATGCCGCTGCAAGCCCTCATCATTGACGACGAACCACTGGCCCACGAGGTGATCAGCCTGTATGCCAGGGACATTCCTTTCCTGCAGATAACCGGGCATTGCTATCAGGCCACAGAAGCCCTGGAATACCTCAGTAAACACCATATAGACCTTCTTTTCCTGGACATACAAATGCCCCGCATCAAAGGCCTTGATCTCTTAAAGATCCTGAAGAAGAAACCGCTGGTGATCATCACCTCCGCATATGGAGAATTTGCACTGGAGAGCTTTGAACTGGATGTATGTGATTACCTGTTAAAGCCCTTTGCATTTGAACGTTTCCTTAAAGCCGTGAACAAAGCCATGGAGCAATACCGCCTGCAGCAACCCGCAGAAGTGGCCGTGGAAAAAAGCACAGCACCGGACCAGTTGTTCATTAAAACGGATAAACGTTTTGTGCAGCTGGAGGTGAAGGAGATCTTCTATCTTGAAAGCGCCGGAAACTATGTAAAGCTTTGGCTGAAGGATGCGTTCCTGCTTACACCCCGCACCCTCACCAGCTTTGAGGAGCAATTACCGGCGGGAGATTTTATCCGTATCCATAAATCCTTTATTGTTAATAAACTGCACGTGAATTACCTGGAAGGGAATATGGTAGTGCTGAAGAACGGGAAAACATTACTGGTGGGAAAGAATTATAAGAATGCTTTTAAGTTGTTCACCTAA
- a CDS encoding DUF3667 domain-containing protein, with protein MTNCKNCQTAFTGNFCPQCGQKADTHRFTTHHLVHELIHAVTHADKSIFGFIKAMLTYPGKTVKNYLEGQRKRYFSPFTAFILMIGFQLLVLSLTKQPVKPDADALRAVRITAFIHHHLKLLFVFLLPLISLLTWLFYRRYNYAEHFVLNIFNAGMISLLFALLYAIAALVFHVDGRALGYFNFAISFLYPVWVMWGLFPDMPKWKVVLYEFLISIIYYTFNMLLVWAMVSLFMR; from the coding sequence ATGACCAACTGCAAGAACTGCCAAACAGCCTTCACCGGCAATTTCTGTCCCCAATGCGGGCAAAAGGCAGACACCCATCGATTTACCACGCATCACCTTGTGCATGAACTGATCCATGCTGTTACACACGCCGATAAAAGTATCTTCGGCTTTATAAAGGCCATGCTTACCTATCCGGGGAAGACTGTTAAGAACTACCTGGAAGGGCAGCGTAAACGTTATTTTTCTCCGTTCACGGCATTCATCCTGATGATCGGTTTTCAATTGCTGGTGCTGAGCCTTACCAAACAACCGGTAAAGCCGGATGCTGATGCATTGAGGGCAGTAAGGATAACGGCGTTCATTCACCATCACCTGAAGTTGTTATTCGTTTTCCTGCTGCCGCTTATATCGCTGCTTACCTGGTTGTTTTACCGCCGGTATAACTATGCGGAACATTTTGTGCTGAACATCTTCAATGCAGGTATGATCTCTTTGCTCTTCGCGCTCCTATATGCCATAGCTGCGCTGGTGTTCCATGTAGATGGAAGGGCGCTGGGGTACTTTAATTTCGCGATCTCGTTTTTGTACCCGGTATGGGTGATGTGGGGCCTCTTTCCTGATATGCCTAAGTGGAAGGTGGTGCTCTACGAATTCCTGATCAGTATTATCTATTACACCTTCAATATGTTACTGGTTTGGGCGATGGTCAGTTTATTTATGCGATAA
- a CDS encoding DEAD/DEAH box helicase — MYFHEFDFDDDLLDGIDAMGYTTATPVQEEVIPIILSGRDLIASAQTGTGKTAAFLLPTIQNLLTHTHDAQQINSMIIVPTRELAVQIAQTLEGMSYFTNISSIAVYGGGDGASFALEKKALSSGADIVICTPGRMIAHLNMGYVKLEGLKYLILDEADRMLDMGFYDDIEKIISFLPRNRQTLLFSATMPVKMRNLALKILQNPAQINIAISKPPEKIIQEAFVVNEEQKVPLIKMILEKRKTETVIIFCSRKQSVKQLTQVLKRARFSVEEIHSDLEQEKREQALLDFKNRKLKILVATDILSRGIDVEDIDLVINYDVPNDGEDYIHRIGRTARAATDGTAYTFIGPKEQNRFVRIEELLGHPVVKAPVPEELGPAPQYTPKMRRSGGGGGKPRHGHHSGGGGGKRKFHHQPGAKKNRP, encoded by the coding sequence TTGTATTTTCACGAATTTGATTTTGACGATGACTTACTGGACGGAATAGATGCAATGGGCTATACCACAGCTACACCAGTACAGGAAGAAGTAATTCCCATCATATTATCCGGTAGAGACCTCATCGCCTCTGCACAGACCGGTACCGGTAAAACCGCTGCTTTCCTGCTTCCCACTATACAAAATCTCCTCACGCATACCCATGATGCACAGCAGATCAATTCCATGATCATTGTGCCTACAAGGGAACTGGCTGTTCAGATAGCACAAACACTGGAAGGAATGTCCTACTTCACCAATATCAGCTCTATTGCGGTTTATGGTGGCGGAGACGGGGCTTCTTTTGCACTGGAGAAAAAAGCGCTTTCTTCCGGGGCAGATATTGTGATCTGCACACCCGGGCGCATGATCGCGCATCTCAACATGGGATATGTGAAACTGGAAGGGTTGAAATACCTGATCCTGGACGAAGCAGACCGTATGCTGGACATGGGCTTTTACGATGATATTGAGAAGATCATCTCTTTCCTGCCCAGGAACCGCCAGACGCTCCTCTTTTCGGCTACCATGCCGGTGAAGATGCGGAACCTTGCCTTAAAGATCCTGCAGAACCCTGCGCAGATCAATATTGCTATTTCCAAACCACCTGAAAAGATCATCCAGGAAGCCTTTGTAGTGAATGAAGAACAAAAGGTGCCCCTGATCAAAATGATCCTGGAAAAAAGGAAAACGGAAACGGTGATCATTTTCTGTTCCCGCAAGCAAAGTGTAAAACAACTTACACAAGTGCTTAAACGGGCCAGGTTTTCCGTGGAAGAGATCCATTCAGACCTTGAACAGGAAAAAAGAGAACAGGCGCTCCTTGACTTTAAAAACCGCAAACTGAAGATACTGGTGGCAACGGACATCCTGAGCCGCGGTATCGATGTGGAAGATATTGACCTGGTGATCAACTATGATGTGCCTAACGACGGAGAGGATTACATCCACCGTATTGGCCGCACGGCCAGGGCTGCTACAGATGGTACCGCTTATACGTTCATTGGCCCTAAAGAGCAAAACCGCTTTGTAAGGATCGAAGAACTGCTGGGCCACCCCGTAGTAAAAGCACCTGTACCGGAAGAACTCGGACCTGCTCCACAGTATACGCCCAAGATGAGAAGATCCGGCGGCGGTGGTGGCAAACCGAGGCACGGTCATCATAGCGGAGGCGGAGGCGGCAAACGCAAATTCCATCATCAGCCAGGTGCAAAAAAGAACAGACCGTAA